One Paraburkholderia aromaticivorans DNA segment encodes these proteins:
- a CDS encoding catalase, whose amino-acid sequence MTQDSGSPVGDNQNSQTAGPEGPVLLQDSHLIEKLQRFDRERIPERVVHARGTGIFGEFVPTADISSLTSAQVFTPGSKTPVFVRFSTVMGYRGSPEQARDPRGFAVKFYTQQGNWDMVGINWPIFFIRDAIKFPDFVHANKPSASTGVQDPNLAFDFFAHSPEATNMLTHLYTDEGMPDSYRHMDGFGVHAFKFVNAKGEVHYVKFHWKSRQGIESIRPQDIAHSIGADWNLMTNDLYNSVKAHSYPQWDLYIQVLSPKDLDKFDFDPLDDTKVWPASIPEQKVGTMTLNRVPDNYFESTEESAFAPSRLVPGIEPSEDRMLQGRLFAYADTQMYRLGPNYNQLPINRPVVPVYNNNQDGLMNEDDRKGEVNYEPSGVAEIAQQDKFKPVQTPLKGTTQQRAIHKTLDFRQAGEYYRTLSETDKTDLITALSGDLGRVTNDANKYAMLSYFYKADADYGSRLARATHADVSRVKDAAAHLGDN is encoded by the coding sequence ATGACCCAGGACAGCGGGTCGCCAGTCGGCGACAACCAGAACTCTCAGACAGCGGGGCCCGAAGGTCCGGTCCTCCTGCAGGACTCTCATCTCATCGAGAAACTGCAGCGCTTCGATCGGGAGCGCATACCCGAACGCGTGGTGCATGCGCGTGGCACGGGTATCTTCGGCGAGTTCGTGCCGACTGCGGACATCAGTTCCCTCACTTCCGCCCAGGTCTTCACGCCTGGATCGAAGACGCCCGTCTTCGTTCGATTCTCGACAGTGATGGGCTACCGCGGTTCGCCCGAGCAGGCACGCGACCCACGCGGTTTCGCCGTCAAGTTCTACACCCAGCAAGGGAACTGGGACATGGTCGGCATCAACTGGCCGATTTTCTTCATTCGGGATGCCATCAAGTTTCCTGACTTCGTGCATGCGAACAAACCATCGGCATCGACAGGCGTGCAGGATCCGAATCTGGCGTTCGACTTTTTCGCCCATTCGCCCGAAGCAACCAACATGCTCACGCACCTTTACACGGACGAGGGCATGCCGGACTCGTATCGCCACATGGACGGCTTCGGTGTGCACGCTTTCAAGTTCGTCAATGCGAAGGGTGAGGTTCACTACGTCAAGTTTCACTGGAAGAGCCGTCAGGGTATCGAGAGCATTCGTCCACAGGATATTGCGCATTCGATCGGCGCTGACTGGAATTTGATGACCAATGACCTGTACAACTCGGTCAAGGCGCATTCGTATCCGCAGTGGGACCTTTACATCCAGGTGCTTTCGCCGAAGGATCTGGACAAGTTCGATTTCGATCCGCTGGATGACACGAAGGTATGGCCCGCTTCCATTCCCGAGCAGAAGGTGGGCACGATGACGCTAAACCGCGTTCCGGATAATTATTTTGAGTCCACGGAAGAGTCGGCATTCGCGCCGTCGCGGCTCGTGCCGGGGATCGAGCCTTCCGAGGACCGGATGTTGCAGGGCCGCCTGTTCGCCTATGCCGACACGCAGATGTATCGGCTTGGCCCGAACTACAACCAGTTGCCGATCAATCGTCCCGTCGTGCCGGTCTACAACAACAATCAGGACGGCCTCATGAATGAGGACGATCGCAAGGGCGAAGTGAACTACGAGCCATCCGGCGTCGCCGAAATCGCCCAGCAGGATAAGTTCAAGCCCGTGCAGACTCCGCTTAAGGGGACGACCCAGCAACGAGCCATTCACAAAACACTCGATTTCCGTCAAGCCGGGGAGTACTACCGGACGCTGTCCGAGACCGACAAGACGGACCTGATCACGGCATTGTCGGGCGACCTCGGTCGCGTGACCAACGACGCGAACAAGTACGCAATGCTCTCGTACTTCTATAAGGCCGACGCCGACTATGGTTCTCGCCTCGCGCGCGCGACCCATGCGGATGTCTCGCGCGTGAAGGATGCGGCGGCACACCTGGGCGACAACTGA
- a CDS encoding ankyrin repeat domain-containing protein: protein MRRFFAARGLVRTVAVATLTALATASCAQHVYQQGTYSAVTDTPRYTEDWFAAARAGRTDIVRALIDAHFPLEATTPEGYTALILSAYDNHPDTLKALLSSGANACAADRHGNTALMGALFKGETNIATMLLDTHCDIDQTNNAGETALSFAALFGRLDMIPVLVAHGAKVDHADARGGTALQMAIAQHNPAVEEALRHVGATQ, encoded by the coding sequence ATGCGACGCTTTTTTGCTGCCCGGGGCCTTGTTCGGACCGTGGCGGTTGCCACGCTGACCGCACTCGCAACCGCGAGTTGCGCGCAGCATGTGTATCAACAGGGAACGTATTCGGCCGTAACGGACACGCCGCGTTATACCGAAGACTGGTTTGCCGCGGCGCGCGCGGGACGCACGGATATCGTTCGGGCATTGATCGATGCCCATTTCCCGCTCGAGGCAACGACACCCGAGGGCTACACCGCGTTGATCCTTAGCGCGTACGACAATCACCCGGACACGTTGAAGGCGCTGCTTTCCTCAGGCGCCAACGCTTGCGCGGCCGACCGGCACGGCAATACGGCACTGATGGGCGCGCTCTTCAAAGGCGAGACGAATATTGCAACGATGTTGCTCGACACGCATTGCGACATCGACCAGACCAACAACGCGGGGGAAACGGCATTGTCGTTTGCCGCGCTATTTGGCCGGCTCGATATGATTCCGGTGCTCGTCGCACACGGTGCCAAGGTCGATCATGCCGATGCGCGCGGCGGGACCGCGTTGCAAATGGCGATCGCGCAACACAATCCGGCTGTAGAGGAAGCGCTACGCCACGTCGGCGCAACGCAATGA
- a CDS encoding xanthine dehydrogenase family protein molybdopterin-binding subunit: MSEIVNLSRRRVLKGTLAGGVVLGLHVDGARMAFAASPLASASGVKAVFAPNVYVSVAPSGEIVLVVHRSEMGTGIRTSLAMILSDELDADWNTVRVVQAQGDAKYGDQNTDGSRSIRQFFQPLREAGGSARQMLIAAAAARWHVSPASCRTEPGHVVHTASGRRVSYGTVAEAAARQPVPARDTLQLKNEETWRYIGKSLPIVDLDDIVHGRATYGIDVVLPGMTYASVERSPVYGATLKSVDSTDAMKVPGVLHVVRIASAPLPAGFRPLGGVAVIATSTWAAAQGRQKLKLEWDLGPNGTYDSQAYRKALEDTASKTGKVVRGNGDTAGALTNAARHVSADYYVPHLAHAAMEPLAATASFANGAVQVWTATQNPQQARTTVAQVLGVQEQAVTINVTLLGGGFGRKSKPDYVAEAAYLAREVGAPVKLTWTREDDIRNDYFHAVCAQHMEGGLDAQGKTIAWLHRSVFPSIGSTFTPNVTYGSAGELGQGVTDMPYDVANVQCENGAAPAHTRIGWYRSVYNIPHGFAQGSFVDELAAAARQDPVQHLLALLGSPRHVDLHALGVDYPNYGASIDEYPIDTARFAAVVRAAAVRSNWSAALPARHGRGIAVHRSFLTYVAAVAQVQVADDGSVRVTRVDLAVDCGRIVNPDRVVAQFEGAVVMALGNTLYSELTFSQGAAEQSNFTDYRVARIDSVPQTHVYIVPSAAPPGGVGEPGVPPTMAAICNAIHHATGTRIRALPVDSALLKRA, encoded by the coding sequence ATGAGCGAGATCGTCAATCTGAGCCGGCGCCGGGTGCTGAAGGGCACATTGGCGGGCGGCGTGGTGCTGGGCCTGCATGTCGACGGCGCACGCATGGCGTTCGCGGCGAGTCCGCTTGCCTCGGCGAGCGGTGTCAAAGCAGTGTTCGCACCGAACGTATATGTGTCGGTCGCGCCGTCTGGCGAGATCGTACTGGTGGTGCATCGCTCCGAGATGGGCACCGGCATCCGTACCAGCCTCGCGATGATCCTCTCGGACGAACTCGATGCCGACTGGAACACCGTCAGGGTTGTGCAGGCGCAAGGCGATGCGAAGTACGGCGACCAGAATACCGATGGCTCGCGCAGCATCCGCCAGTTTTTCCAGCCACTGCGCGAGGCAGGCGGCTCCGCGCGGCAGATGCTGATCGCGGCCGCGGCCGCGCGGTGGCACGTGAGCCCGGCGAGCTGCCGGACCGAACCCGGCCACGTGGTGCATACGGCAAGCGGGCGGCGCGTGTCATATGGCACGGTCGCGGAGGCTGCAGCGCGCCAGCCGGTGCCCGCTCGCGACACGCTGCAGTTGAAAAACGAGGAGACGTGGCGCTATATCGGCAAGTCCCTGCCGATCGTCGATCTCGACGACATCGTTCACGGTCGCGCGACGTACGGGATCGATGTCGTGTTGCCCGGGATGACCTACGCGTCGGTTGAACGTTCGCCCGTGTATGGCGCGACGCTCAAAAGCGTCGACTCGACTGACGCGATGAAGGTGCCCGGCGTGCTGCACGTCGTGCGCATTGCGTCGGCGCCGCTGCCCGCCGGCTTCCGACCGCTGGGCGGCGTCGCAGTGATCGCGACCAGCACGTGGGCCGCGGCGCAGGGACGCCAGAAGCTGAAGCTCGAATGGGACCTCGGGCCAAACGGCACCTACGATAGCCAGGCCTATCGCAAGGCGCTTGAAGACACGGCAAGCAAAACGGGCAAGGTCGTGCGCGGCAACGGCGATACCGCGGGCGCGCTGACAAACGCCGCTCGACACGTGTCGGCGGACTACTACGTGCCGCATCTGGCGCACGCCGCGATGGAACCGCTCGCAGCGACTGCATCGTTTGCGAACGGCGCCGTGCAGGTGTGGACCGCTACGCAGAATCCGCAGCAAGCACGTACGACCGTCGCGCAGGTACTCGGTGTGCAGGAGCAGGCCGTAACGATCAATGTCACGTTGCTCGGCGGCGGTTTCGGCCGCAAGTCGAAGCCCGACTATGTGGCGGAAGCCGCCTACCTGGCGCGCGAAGTCGGCGCTCCCGTCAAGCTGACGTGGACACGTGAGGACGACATACGTAACGACTATTTCCACGCGGTGTGCGCGCAGCACATGGAGGGCGGACTCGACGCGCAGGGCAAGACGATCGCATGGCTGCACCGGAGCGTGTTTCCGTCGATCGGGTCGACCTTCACACCGAACGTGACGTATGGTTCGGCGGGCGAACTCGGTCAGGGTGTGACGGACATGCCTTATGACGTTGCCAATGTGCAGTGCGAGAACGGCGCCGCGCCGGCGCATACACGAATCGGCTGGTATCGCTCGGTGTACAACATTCCGCACGGCTTCGCGCAGGGCTCGTTCGTCGACGAACTCGCCGCTGCGGCGCGGCAGGACCCGGTGCAGCATCTGCTGGCGCTGCTGGGTAGTCCACGGCATGTCGATCTGCACGCGCTGGGGGTCGATTATCCGAACTACGGTGCGTCGATCGACGAGTATCCCATCGATACCGCGCGCTTTGCCGCAGTGGTCCGAGCGGCGGCGGTGCGTTCGAACTGGTCCGCGGCATTGCCGGCACGCCACGGGCGTGGCATCGCTGTCCATCGCAGCTTTCTCACCTACGTTGCCGCGGTCGCGCAGGTGCAGGTGGCCGACGATGGCTCGGTGCGCGTGACCCGTGTCGATCTGGCGGTCGACTGCGGACGTATCGTCAATCCCGACCGCGTGGTCGCGCAGTTCGAAGGCGCGGTGGTCATGGCGCTGGGCAATACGCTGTATAGCGAACTGACATTCAGTCAGGGCGCCGCCGAGCAGTCGAACTTTACCGACTACCGGGTCGCCCGCATCGACTCCGTGCCGCAGACGCATGTGTATATCGTGCCGAGCGCGGCGCCGCCTGGCGGTGTCGGCGAACCGGGCGTGCCACCGACAATGGCTGCGATTTGCAATGCGATCCACCACGCGACCGGCACGCGGATTCGGGCATTGCCGGTCGATAGCGCGCTCTTGAAGCGGGCGTGA
- a CDS encoding (2Fe-2S)-binding protein has translation MELIVNGAHHNVDADPNMPLLWAVRDLLGLHGTKFGCGVGACGACTVHLDGVAVRSCVTSLADAQGRSVTTIEGLGKGGEHPVQRAWKAANVPQCGYCQPGQMMQAASLLKQTPKPSDEQIVEAMSGNVCRCGTYQRIKIAIKAAAEQAS, from the coding sequence ATGGAACTGATTGTGAATGGCGCGCATCACAACGTCGACGCCGACCCGAACATGCCGTTGCTGTGGGCGGTGCGCGACCTGCTGGGACTGCATGGCACCAAGTTCGGTTGCGGCGTGGGCGCATGCGGCGCGTGCACCGTCCACCTCGACGGCGTGGCAGTGCGCTCGTGCGTCACGTCGCTTGCGGATGCACAGGGCAGGTCCGTGACGACCATCGAAGGCCTGGGCAAGGGCGGCGAGCATCCTGTGCAGCGAGCGTGGAAAGCGGCCAATGTGCCGCAGTGCGGTTACTGCCAGCCTGGCCAGATGATGCAGGCCGCGTCGCTGCTCAAACAGACGCCGAAGCCGAGTGACGAGCAGATCGTCGAAGCGATGTCCGGCAATGTGTGCCGCTGCGGCACCTATCAACGTATCAAGATCGCCATCAAGGCAGCTGCGGAGCAGGCGTCATGA
- a CDS encoding high-potential iron-sulfur protein codes for MRTLRRTFMIHSIGAAALAITGRSVRAAPAQLQESDPAAQALGYKADAAHVDRTKYPRFSNNQRCANCQFYQGKPTDANALCALFGARQVSGTGWCNAYQARA; via the coding sequence ATGCGAACTCTTCGACGCACCTTCATGATTCATTCAATCGGCGCCGCCGCGCTCGCGATCACCGGGCGCTCCGTCCGGGCAGCGCCCGCACAGCTGCAGGAGAGCGATCCTGCAGCGCAGGCGCTCGGATACAAGGCCGATGCGGCCCACGTCGACCGTACGAAATACCCGCGTTTCAGCAACAACCAGCGCTGCGCGAATTGCCAGTTCTACCAAGGTAAGCCGACCGATGCCAACGCGCTTTGTGCGCTGTTCGGCGCAAGGCAGGTGAGCGGAACTGGATGGTGCAATGCGTATCAGGCAAGAGCATGA
- a CDS encoding aldo/keto reductase, with protein MTIETIAIEGITTPVSRIGLGTWAIGGWMWGGTDEKDSIAVIRRALDSGVNLIDTAPVYGFGASEEIVGKALADGYRHKAVIATKVALEWQDGEVFRNSSPERIRQEVEDTLRRLRTDYIDLYQVHWPDPLVPIEETAAVLDDLRKEGKVRALGVSNFSPAQMDAFRRVAPLSATQPPYNLFERDIDRDVLPYAKQHGLVALAYGALCRGLLAGRIGVETRFEGDDLRQRDPKFREPRRKQYVAAVKALNAFARDNFDKSVLALAVRWVLDRGPTIALWGARRPAQLDGIEAVFGWRLDEKAFAQIDTIVAQFVKDPVGPEFMAPPQRLLVA; from the coding sequence ATGACTATTGAAACCATCGCAATTGAAGGTATCACGACCCCCGTCTCACGCATCGGCCTTGGCACCTGGGCCATCGGCGGATGGATGTGGGGTGGCACCGACGAAAAAGACTCGATCGCGGTGATCCGCCGGGCGCTTGATAGTGGTGTCAATCTGATCGATACGGCGCCGGTGTACGGCTTCGGCGCCTCGGAGGAAATTGTTGGCAAGGCGCTCGCCGACGGGTATCGGCACAAGGCGGTCATCGCAACCAAGGTCGCACTGGAATGGCAAGACGGCGAGGTGTTTCGCAATTCGTCGCCGGAGCGCATTCGTCAGGAAGTAGAGGATACGCTGCGTCGCTTGCGGACAGATTACATCGATCTGTATCAGGTTCACTGGCCCGACCCGCTCGTGCCGATCGAAGAGACCGCCGCGGTGCTCGACGATCTGCGCAAGGAAGGCAAGGTGCGGGCGTTGGGCGTCAGCAACTTCTCGCCTGCGCAAATGGATGCATTCCGGCGCGTGGCGCCGCTGTCGGCCACACAGCCGCCGTACAACCTGTTCGAGCGGGATATCGATCGTGACGTGCTGCCCTACGCAAAGCAGCATGGCCTCGTCGCGCTGGCCTACGGGGCGCTATGCCGCGGCCTGCTTGCGGGGCGTATCGGCGTCGAGACGCGCTTCGAGGGCGACGATCTGCGCCAGCGCGATCCGAAGTTTCGCGAGCCGCGCCGTAAGCAATATGTTGCGGCCGTGAAAGCGTTGAATGCGTTTGCGCGCGATAACTTCGACAAATCGGTGCTCGCGCTGGCGGTGCGCTGGGTGCTCGATCGCGGCCCGACGATCGCGCTATGGGGCGCGCGTCGTCCGGCGCAACTCGACGGGATCGAAGCAGTGTTCGGCTGGCGCCTCGACGAGAAGGCGTTCGCGCAGATCGACACGATCGTCGCGCAGTTCGTCAAGGATCCAGTGGGGCCGGAGTTCATGGCGCCGCCGCAACGTTTGCTCGTAGCCTGA
- a CDS encoding winged helix-turn-helix transcriptional regulator, which translates to MDTNCCDGASAHDNPQKRTDDLARNIIEQIADKWTILVIDALGTHGEMRFSRLRDMVEGVSQKMLTKTLRQLERDGLVTRYVHPVIPPRVDYQLTPLGRSLLDKICGIWDWVEVHMSEMEKARHEFDHGEKAARSSASA; encoded by the coding sequence ATGGATACAAATTGCTGCGACGGCGCTTCCGCCCACGACAACCCGCAAAAAAGAACTGACGACCTGGCGCGCAACATCATCGAGCAGATCGCGGACAAGTGGACGATCCTCGTTATCGATGCGCTCGGCACGCACGGCGAGATGCGTTTTTCGCGGCTGCGCGACATGGTCGAGGGCGTCAGCCAGAAAATGCTCACCAAGACATTGCGGCAACTCGAGCGTGACGGCCTCGTGACGCGTTACGTGCATCCGGTGATTCCACCGCGGGTCGACTATCAACTCACGCCACTGGGACGTAGCCTGCTCGACAAGATCTGCGGGATATGGGACTGGGTCGAAGTCCACATGAGCGAAATGGAAAAGGCGCGACACGAGTTCGACCACGGCGAAAAAGCGGCCCGATCATCCGCATCCGCGTGA
- a CDS encoding MFS transporter, translated as MKVASGAAQSPIAFLAVALAFAINMMGTTLPTAIYRYYQLQFGFTPTVITVIYASYAIGVLGALLLIGNWSDQLGRRRMLLAGLCASAASALTFLLSDGLALLMLGRLLSGISAGIFTGTATVAVIELAPPAWRGKAMLAATASNMLGLGCGPLLSGILVELFPWPMRLPYAVHLALAGIAALAVLGVQETAAIPARVKLGMQRISLPVEVRRAFIPAALAGFAGFVVVGFFAAVAPQLIRVVLGFHSGVVTGSIVFLLFACSALGQIVQTIIAARWRQAVGCLGLVVGLMCVGLCVPERSLSVLLLGTALAGIGQGISFRAGLGEIAAVAPAHRRAEVTSSFFVVLYVAISLPVIGLGIAAQLAGIERATLLFVGLTIALVLIALLLLMRGQANLQPDAEAIRD; from the coding sequence ATGAAAGTGGCTTCTGGCGCAGCGCAATCCCCCATCGCATTTCTCGCCGTAGCGTTAGCGTTCGCCATCAACATGATGGGGACAACGCTGCCAACGGCAATCTATCGGTACTACCAACTGCAGTTCGGTTTTACACCCACTGTCATTACCGTAATCTATGCTTCATATGCGATCGGCGTGCTAGGTGCGCTGCTGCTGATCGGCAACTGGTCCGATCAGCTGGGGCGTCGCCGCATGCTGCTGGCAGGGTTGTGCGCATCGGCCGCGTCGGCGCTGACTTTCCTGCTCAGTGACGGACTGGCGCTGCTGATGCTCGGCCGCCTGCTGTCCGGAATATCTGCCGGGATCTTCACAGGAACCGCCACCGTCGCCGTGATCGAACTCGCGCCGCCTGCGTGGCGCGGCAAGGCCATGCTCGCGGCGACCGCCTCCAATATGCTCGGGCTCGGTTGCGGTCCTTTGCTCAGCGGCATCCTGGTCGAACTCTTTCCCTGGCCGATGCGCTTGCCCTATGCAGTGCATCTGGCGCTTGCCGGCATCGCCGCACTAGCCGTCCTCGGCGTGCAGGAGACCGCCGCGATTCCCGCGCGGGTGAAGCTCGGCATGCAGAGAATTTCGCTTCCTGTCGAGGTGCGCCGTGCGTTCATTCCGGCCGCACTCGCGGGGTTTGCCGGTTTCGTGGTGGTGGGCTTCTTTGCGGCGGTCGCGCCGCAGCTGATTCGGGTCGTGCTCGGCTTTCACAGCGGTGTCGTGACCGGCTCGATTGTGTTCCTGCTGTTCGCGTGCTCCGCCCTCGGGCAGATCGTGCAGACCATCATAGCGGCCCGTTGGCGGCAGGCGGTCGGCTGCCTGGGACTCGTGGTGGGACTGATGTGTGTCGGCCTGTGTGTGCCGGAACGCTCGCTCAGCGTGCTTCTGCTCGGCACCGCACTGGCGGGAATCGGCCAAGGCATCAGCTTCCGCGCCGGGCTGGGCGAGATCGCGGCGGTGGCGCCTGCGCACAGGCGAGCGGAAGTCACGTCCAGCTTCTTCGTCGTGCTTTATGTGGCGATCTCACTACCTGTGATCGGCCTTGGCATCGCTGCGCAGCTCGCCGGCATCGAACGCGCCACGCTGCTCTTTGTCGGCTTGACGATCGCCCTCGTGCTGATCGCGCTGCTTCTGCTGATGCGCGGGCAAGCGAATCTGCAGCCGGACGCTGAAGCGATCCGTGACTGA
- a CDS encoding MFS transporter, producing the protein MDFGPRKPAISDRLMKRIAWRLAPLMIVMYIANQLDRANIGYAALTMNAELHMTTAQYGFAASLFFLGYILFEVPSNLCMHRFGARLWMTRILLSWGLLSSLTSFVPDSRWLYIARFCLGAFEAGLFPGMVYYLTLWMPARNRVWMMSLFVTAIPLTGVLGAPVSTWLMAHANVFGITGWRAMILLEGVPAIILAAITFFCLTDNPSRTRWLSAAEKSEIAAALAAERAEAEAGASPVSAWKALANPKVWALGVVYFGTNAGIIGLLYFLPQVIKTFESTFGVKYSLVDIGLITAIPFGVATVATLVWGRVVSRHPVGARHVAGPLLVCAAALSVALLLKSPYQAIIALSIGAAACFCSITTFWQLPSRILTDRAAAAGIALITSIGVSSGFLLPYLIGWVKDTTGTFVLAFVGIAATMVLASITVTLLETRWRNVGRAQLASE; encoded by the coding sequence ATGGATTTCGGGCCGCGCAAACCCGCGATTTCTGATCGGTTGATGAAACGGATCGCCTGGCGGCTCGCGCCGCTAATGATTGTGATGTACATCGCCAACCAGCTTGATCGCGCGAACATCGGCTATGCGGCGCTCACCATGAACGCCGAGCTCCACATGACAACGGCGCAATACGGCTTCGCCGCAAGTCTGTTTTTTCTTGGCTATATTCTGTTCGAGGTGCCGAGCAACCTGTGCATGCATCGGTTTGGCGCACGGCTGTGGATGACGCGCATTCTGCTCAGTTGGGGTCTGCTCTCCTCGCTGACGAGCTTCGTCCCGGACTCCCGCTGGCTCTATATCGCCCGCTTCTGTCTGGGCGCGTTCGAAGCCGGCCTGTTCCCGGGCATGGTGTATTACCTCACGCTGTGGATGCCGGCGCGCAATCGCGTATGGATGATGTCCCTGTTCGTGACGGCGATCCCGCTGACCGGCGTGCTCGGGGCACCCGTATCGACATGGCTGATGGCGCATGCAAACGTGTTCGGGATCACCGGCTGGCGTGCCATGATTCTGCTGGAGGGCGTACCTGCAATCATCCTGGCCGCAATCACCTTCTTCTGTTTGACGGACAACCCGTCCCGCACCCGCTGGCTTTCCGCTGCGGAAAAGAGTGAAATCGCCGCCGCGCTGGCAGCCGAACGGGCCGAGGCCGAGGCCGGGGCCTCGCCGGTAAGCGCCTGGAAGGCGCTTGCCAATCCGAAAGTCTGGGCGCTGGGTGTCGTCTACTTCGGCACGAACGCCGGCATCATCGGCTTGCTCTATTTTCTGCCGCAAGTCATCAAGACGTTTGAAAGCACTTTCGGAGTGAAGTACAGCCTCGTGGATATCGGGTTGATCACTGCGATTCCCTTTGGCGTGGCCACTGTCGCGACGCTGGTTTGGGGGCGTGTGGTGAGCCGCCATCCAGTCGGCGCCCGGCACGTGGCGGGGCCCCTGCTGGTGTGCGCGGCCGCGCTCTCGGTGGCCCTGCTGCTGAAGTCTCCGTACCAGGCGATCATCGCCCTCTCGATCGGCGCCGCGGCCTGCTTCTGCAGCATCACGACCTTCTGGCAGTTGCCCAGCCGCATCCTCACTGATCGCGCTGCTGCGGCCGGCATCGCGCTGATTACGAGCATTGGGGTGTCGTCAGGATTTTTGCTGCCTTATCTTATTGGCTGGGTGAAGGATACGACCGGCACGTTTGTGCTCGCATTTGTCGGCATCGCCGCGACGATGGTGCTCGCATCCATCACGGTCACGCTGCTCGAGACTCGCTGGCGTAATGTCGGCCGGGCGCAGCTTGCCAGTGAATGA
- a CDS encoding LysR substrate-binding domain-containing protein: protein MRRGVPSLSALQAFEAAARHESFSKAAIELSQTHGAVCKKVNELEAHLGISLFERVRQRLVLSAAGAEYARRIRVHLDQIRRDTLELIRQQSEVKIQLAVGVTFASQWLIPRLHDFYALNADLQLHIMGRDQPTFFDNSSFDAAIYFGQSLWPGMPGQPLVSDDRILPVCAPGLIGRCDSLSSEKISTLPWIHTRDLPRAWAAWSESASTQITEHSAANQHYDMFIMAINAALSGLGVALLPRILIERELRSGALVQAHPHSIPNPETVYYSFPEQKRDWEPLKRFDQWLGAAVRNYRESCQHDRTAAFETTLASN from the coding sequence ATGCGCCGCGGTGTTCCCAGTCTCAGTGCGCTGCAAGCTTTTGAAGCCGCAGCGCGACATGAAAGTTTTTCGAAAGCCGCGATCGAGCTGTCGCAAACGCATGGTGCCGTCTGCAAGAAGGTCAACGAGCTCGAGGCTCATCTGGGCATCTCGCTGTTCGAGCGGGTACGCCAGCGGCTGGTACTGTCCGCGGCGGGCGCCGAGTACGCGCGGCGCATTCGCGTCCATCTCGACCAGATTCGCCGCGATACGCTCGAGTTGATACGCCAGCAAAGCGAGGTGAAGATCCAGTTGGCGGTCGGCGTCACGTTCGCGTCTCAATGGCTGATCCCGCGTCTGCATGACTTTTACGCGCTCAATGCGGATCTGCAACTTCACATCATGGGGCGCGACCAGCCGACGTTCTTCGACAATTCAAGCTTCGACGCGGCGATCTATTTCGGACAGAGCCTGTGGCCCGGCATGCCGGGGCAACCGCTCGTGAGCGACGACAGAATTCTTCCTGTCTGTGCGCCGGGGTTGATCGGCAGGTGCGATAGCTTGAGCAGCGAAAAGATCAGCACGCTGCCATGGATTCACACCCGCGATCTTCCGCGCGCGTGGGCTGCATGGTCCGAAAGCGCGTCCACGCAGATCACCGAACATAGCGCGGCGAACCAGCACTACGACATGTTCATCATGGCAATCAACGCCGCGCTTTCCGGGCTAGGCGTGGCGTTGCTCCCACGCATCCTGATCGAACGGGAGCTGCGCAGCGGCGCACTCGTGCAGGCACATCCTCATTCGATTCCCAATCCGGAAACCGTCTACTACTCGTTTCCCGAGCAGAAGCGCGACTGGGAGCCGCTTAAGCGTTTCGATCAATGGCTGGGCGCGGCCGTGCGCAACTATCGCGAAAGCTGCCAACATGACCGCACGGCAGCCTTCGAAACAACGCTTGCGTCAAACTGA